The Haloplanus salinarum genome includes a region encoding these proteins:
- a CDS encoding NAD-binding protein — MAADPPDPSTDTALEELFHRPDRVPLVYWRAFSGARTAVLVTGAAATLAFVAGLSRLSQGSVAPTGPLAAFLPPGVAAILPLASVFLAFLLIVVAAGLRAGYRLAWDGALVLYPALLAVPLVTGDATDLAPFVAAAVGLPLVAANRSGFDRALDLTPFQTVALLSFVAVQVYGTVGTYAMREHFAGVRSLTDAFYYIIVTGTTVGYGDATPTTQVTKLFTLSVIVLGTGAFTVATGSLLIPALESRISSAFGTMTASELTLLEDHVLVLGHGDLTEPLLDELAATTDVVVVTPDADRASALDEREVNVLTADPTDEGPLLDARIDAARGVVVATDDDARDALAVVAARQAAPGVRIVAAASDQRHVDKLEAVGADAVVSPAVIGGRLLGRAVLGDEEADGDGLSGLFDGDDAREGAE; from the coding sequence GTGGCCGCCGATCCCCCGGACCCGTCGACCGACACGGCGCTCGAGGAACTCTTTCACCGGCCGGACCGGGTGCCGCTGGTCTACTGGCGGGCGTTCTCCGGGGCACGGACCGCGGTGTTGGTGACGGGGGCGGCCGCCACCCTGGCGTTCGTCGCCGGCCTCTCGCGTCTCAGTCAAGGGTCGGTCGCCCCGACCGGGCCGCTGGCGGCGTTCCTCCCGCCCGGGGTGGCGGCGATCCTGCCGCTCGCGAGCGTCTTCCTCGCCTTCCTGCTGATCGTCGTCGCGGCGGGGTTGCGCGCCGGCTACCGACTGGCGTGGGACGGGGCACTCGTCCTGTATCCGGCCCTCCTCGCGGTGCCGTTGGTGACGGGGGACGCGACCGACCTCGCGCCGTTCGTCGCGGCGGCGGTCGGCCTCCCGCTGGTGGCGGCGAACCGGAGCGGGTTCGATCGGGCGCTGGACCTCACCCCGTTCCAGACGGTCGCCCTGCTTTCCTTCGTCGCGGTGCAGGTGTACGGCACCGTCGGCACCTACGCGATGCGCGAACATTTCGCCGGCGTCCGGAGCCTGACCGACGCCTTCTACTACATCATCGTCACGGGGACCACCGTCGGCTACGGCGACGCGACGCCGACGACTCAGGTGACCAAGCTGTTCACGCTCTCGGTGATCGTCCTCGGGACGGGGGCGTTCACCGTCGCCACGGGATCGCTGCTCATCCCGGCGCTCGAATCGCGGATCTCCAGTGCCTTCGGAACCATGACCGCCTCGGAACTCACACTGCTCGAGGATCACGTGCTGGTCCTCGGCCACGGCGACCTGACGGAACCGCTTCTCGACGAACTCGCGGCGACGACGGACGTGGTCGTCGTGACCCCCGACGCCGACCGGGCGAGCGCCCTCGACGAGCGGGAGGTGAACGTCCTGACCGCCGACCCGACCGACGAGGGACCGCTGCTCGACGCCCGTATCGACGCCGCCAGGGGCGTGGTCGTCGCCACCGACGACGACGCCCGGGACGCCCTGGCGGTCGTCGCCGCCCGGCAGGCCGCCCCGGGGGTGCGGATCGTCGCCGCGGCGAGCGACCAGCGACACGTCGACAAACTCGAGGCCGTCGGCGCCGACGCGGTCGTCAGCCCGGCGGTCATCGGAGGCCGACTGCTCGGCCGGGCCGTCCTCGGCGACGAGGAGGCCGACGGGGACGGCCTCTCGGGACTATTCGACGGCGACGACGCCCGCGAGGGTGCCGAGTGA
- a CDS encoding archaea-specific SMC-related protein: MTVDESNAADERMTVSVRNVGGIERASVTFEPGITVVAGENASNKSSLLGSLGAVLGGSPPPLRGGAETGSVTLDLDGEHYAVELGRQEGSADDDAAGRTLVKDATPYTTDATLVDCFVRLDEDNPVRRAVVDGGDLHELLMRPADTEAIDAEIDRLRERRAKLDERIADLDERADAIPELEVRARRLRERRDEVSDRLESKRAALAETDYRAAAEATQDLLDSLDDTRAERERLRDRRDTKRRAVESLRDDLDAVEAELSALDADLGGESVRSRLDAVDDDLSALRERKGRLDETIDALRPIVEVNQALLADSRLPEGFDEGEVVDRLDPAAESITCWTCGQSVERADVREQVEAVQAILRAKREERSSVEARIEECRQRRSDLETRLEERSDLEDRRRRLEREIEDRERTISDLEERIDAAEERIRDLEADLDEAEADDDLLERHREVSDLEYERGRLERELAAVGDEIEAAEAAATEADSLREERADVDDRLDDLRDRIDRIEREAVETVNECMERVLDRLDYDGIERVWIDRRHVDGGTVFDLQVVRTTDDGAVYRAAVDTLSKSEREVVGLVIALSGYLVHDVSATVPIVVVDAIEMLDAERIRGLLEFFDEHARYVVAAALPEEAECLRSRFDTVSLESPEIATQ; this comes from the coding sequence ATGACGGTCGACGAGTCGAACGCGGCTGACGAGCGGATGACGGTCAGCGTCCGGAACGTCGGCGGCATCGAGCGGGCGTCGGTGACGTTCGAGCCCGGCATCACGGTCGTCGCGGGGGAGAACGCGTCGAACAAGTCGTCGCTGCTGGGGAGCCTGGGGGCCGTCCTCGGCGGCTCGCCGCCGCCGCTCCGGGGCGGCGCCGAGACCGGATCGGTGACGCTCGACCTCGACGGCGAGCACTACGCGGTCGAACTCGGCCGCCAGGAAGGGAGCGCGGACGACGACGCGGCCGGCCGAACCCTCGTCAAGGACGCCACCCCCTACACGACGGACGCGACGCTCGTCGACTGCTTCGTCCGCCTCGACGAGGACAACCCCGTTCGGCGGGCCGTCGTCGACGGCGGCGACCTCCACGAACTGCTCATGCGCCCGGCCGACACCGAGGCGATCGACGCCGAGATCGACCGACTGCGGGAGCGACGGGCAAAACTGGACGAACGGATCGCGGACCTCGACGAGCGAGCCGACGCAATCCCGGAACTGGAGGTCCGTGCGCGCCGACTGCGGGAGCGACGCGACGAGGTGAGCGACCGGCTCGAATCGAAACGGGCGGCGCTCGCGGAGACGGACTACCGGGCGGCCGCCGAGGCGACGCAGGACCTCCTCGATTCCCTCGACGACACCCGCGCGGAACGAGAGCGCCTCCGCGACCGCCGGGACACCAAGCGACGCGCCGTCGAGTCGCTCCGCGACGATCTCGACGCCGTCGAGGCGGAGCTGTCGGCGCTGGACGCCGATCTCGGCGGCGAGAGCGTCCGATCGCGGCTCGACGCCGTGGACGACGACCTCTCCGCGCTCCGGGAGCGTAAGGGACGCCTCGACGAGACGATCGACGCCCTGCGGCCGATCGTCGAGGTGAACCAGGCGCTCCTCGCCGATAGCCGGCTGCCCGAGGGGTTCGACGAGGGCGAGGTCGTCGACCGACTCGACCCGGCCGCGGAGTCGATCACCTGCTGGACCTGCGGCCAGTCGGTCGAGCGGGCCGACGTCCGCGAGCAGGTGGAGGCCGTCCAGGCCATCCTCCGGGCGAAACGGGAGGAGCGATCGAGCGTCGAGGCGCGCATCGAGGAGTGCCGGCAGCGGCGGTCGGACCTCGAAACCCGCCTCGAGGAGCGGTCGGACCTCGAGGATCGGCGGCGACGCCTCGAACGGGAGATCGAGGACCGCGAACGGACGATCTCGGACCTCGAGGAGCGGATCGACGCCGCCGAGGAGCGGATCCGCGACCTGGAGGCGGACCTCGACGAGGCCGAGGCCGACGACGACCTGCTGGAGCGCCACCGCGAGGTGAGCGACTTGGAGTACGAGCGGGGCCGTCTCGAACGCGAACTCGCGGCGGTCGGGGACGAAATCGAGGCCGCGGAGGCGGCCGCGACGGAGGCCGACTCGCTCCGCGAGGAACGGGCGGACGTCGACGACCGCCTCGACGACCTCCGCGACCGGATCGACCGGATCGAGCGCGAGGCCGTCGAGACGGTCAACGAGTGCATGGAGCGCGTGCTCGACCGCCTCGACTACGACGGCATCGAGCGGGTCTGGATCGACCGTCGGCACGTGGACGGCGGGACGGTCTTCGACCTGCAGGTGGTGCGGACGACCGACGACGGCGCCGTCTACCGCGCCGCGGTCGACACCCTGAGCAAGAGTGAACGCGAGGTGGTCGGCCTGGTCATCGCCCTGTCGGGCTACCTCGTCCACGACGTGTCGGCGACGGTACCGATCGTGGTCGTCGACGCCATCGAGATGCTCGACGCCGAGCGCATCCGCGGGCTGCTCGAGTTCTTCGACGAACACGCCCGCTACGTCGTCGCGGCGGCGCTCCCCGAGGAGGCCGAGTGCCTCCGGTCGAGGTTCGACACCGTCTCCCTGGAGTCACCCGAAATCGCCACGCAGTGA
- a CDS encoding spermidine synthase, with the protein MASLRARVLRPSGPELAVFVSGVASMGLEILAGRIVAPQFGSSIYTWGSIIAVFLAALSLGYHLGGRRAADRATDERLAWLLLGTAAYVALVVFASDLLLATAGAVPLPGRFASLPAVALLFGPPTYLLGFISPYAAELSETEGVGAASGHVYAVGTVGSIVGAFGTTFVLIPALGVEAIGVGFGLLLVATALWLTWRGGRREPTVASVVVALLVVGAGFSGTLGVSPGGPVLHQTQTPYQELEVTQLGDVRTLYLDGQPHSAMDVSDPDRHVFDYTRYFHLPMLMTEDVDRVLFVGGGGFTGPKHFAEAYDVTVDVAEIDPAVIGAAKRYFDLEESERLNVHNTGGRQFLRETDHTYDLIVLDAYKKDKVPFQLTTVEFMRLAESRLDDDGVLFANLISAPSGPASKFYRAEYKTMARVYPQVYTFPTAEGSAVQNVEVVATKSDERLTEDALRRRNDRREIGIDLRREIGYYRPPPPTDDVPVLRDDRAPVDALLDPMVGRRYVVQRTAENGTEAPARRRRGRSPVGV; encoded by the coding sequence ATGGCGTCGCTCCGCGCTCGCGTCCTCCGACCGTCCGGACCCGAACTCGCGGTGTTCGTCTCCGGGGTCGCCAGCATGGGTCTGGAGATCCTCGCCGGACGGATCGTCGCCCCGCAGTTCGGCTCCAGCATCTACACCTGGGGGAGCATCATCGCCGTCTTCCTCGCCGCGCTCTCGCTCGGCTATCACCTCGGCGGACGGCGGGCGGCCGATCGCGCCACCGACGAGCGCCTCGCGTGGCTCCTCCTGGGAACGGCCGCCTACGTCGCGCTCGTGGTGTTCGCGAGCGACCTCCTGCTGGCGACGGCCGGGGCCGTACCCCTGCCCGGCCGCTTTGCCTCCCTGCCCGCCGTGGCGCTCCTGTTCGGGCCGCCGACGTACCTGCTGGGGTTCATCAGCCCCTACGCCGCCGAACTCTCCGAGACGGAGGGCGTGGGGGCGGCGTCGGGTCACGTCTACGCCGTCGGCACCGTCGGCAGCATCGTCGGCGCTTTCGGGACGACGTTCGTCCTGATCCCCGCGCTCGGGGTGGAGGCCATCGGCGTCGGCTTCGGGCTGTTGCTCGTCGCGACGGCGCTGTGGCTCACCTGGCGGGGCGGCCGACGGGAGCCGACCGTCGCGAGCGTCGTCGTCGCCCTGCTGGTCGTCGGCGCCGGCTTCAGCGGCACGCTGGGCGTCTCGCCCGGCGGGCCCGTCCTCCACCAGACACAGACGCCCTACCAGGAACTCGAGGTCACCCAACTCGGCGACGTGCGGACGCTGTACCTCGACGGCCAGCCCCACAGCGCGATGGACGTCTCCGATCCCGACCGCCACGTCTTCGATTACACACGCTACTTCCATCTCCCCATGCTCATGACCGAGGACGTCGACCGGGTGCTGTTCGTCGGCGGCGGCGGGTTCACCGGCCCCAAGCACTTCGCCGAGGCGTACGACGTCACCGTCGACGTGGCCGAGATCGACCCGGCGGTGATCGGGGCCGCGAAACGCTACTTCGACCTCGAGGAGTCCGAGCGACTGAACGTCCACAACACGGGCGGTCGACAGTTCCTCCGGGAGACGGACCACACCTACGATCTGATCGTCCTCGACGCCTACAAGAAGGACAAGGTCCCCTTCCAGTTGACCACCGTCGAGTTCATGCGCCTCGCCGAGTCGCGACTCGACGACGACGGCGTCCTCTTCGCCAACCTGATCTCCGCCCCCAGCGGCCCGGCCTCGAAGTTCTACCGCGCGGAGTACAAGACGATGGCGCGGGTCTACCCGCAGGTGTACACCTTCCCCACGGCGGAGGGGAGCGCCGTCCAGAACGTGGAGGTCGTCGCCACGAAGTCGGACGAACGGCTCACCGAGGATGCGCTACGGCGGCGAAACGACCGGCGGGAGATCGGGATCGACCTCCGCCGGGAGATCGGATACTACCGGCCGCCGCCGCCGACCGACGACGTGCCAGTCCTCCGGGACGACCGGGCGCCGGTCGACGCCCTCCTCGACCCGATGGTCGGCCGTCGGTACGTGGTCCAGCGAACCGCCGAGAACGGGACGGAAGCGCCGGCACGTCGCCGGCGCGGCCGCTCGCCGGTTGGCGTCTGA
- a CDS encoding BCCT family transporter, with translation MAESDETTGEMSDGLQVELFHPDSDREPGDTNIQALGFDIHPVVFPVALVIIALFIAITVFFRTLAQAFGWTMVVTQETAQENGWEVLRQIQDGVVVYQTANDAYNVIFNFIGTNFGWFYLLAVNLFIVVLLFFAFSKYGKIRIGGVEAEKEFSDFSWMAMLFSAGMGIGLMFFSVTEPMFYFNTPPSYFGAEAGTGAAAAAAMAQTFFHWGFHPWAVYGLVGLGLAFFSFNRGLPLTFRSIFWPLLGDRIYGWPGHVIDLVTVFATLFGLSTSLGLGVAQVNSGLSYVFGSGMLGVADVPTGTTPQVLLIAGITAIATLSVAAGLDGGVKRLSTINLYLMFALLGFLLLVGPTVFILGTWVEGLGAYFQNILGLGFFTGTLSPAANGTPTGWTVFYWGWWIAWSPFVGMFIARISKGRTIRQFVLGVLFLPSLFSTIWLSTFGGSALNSALGGGAVQTQYTELGYGAFETLGMFITLNQYPLGIVSGLLATLLVITFFVTSSDSGSLVIDHLTSGGKHDVPKAQRVFWAVTEGAVASVLLIGGGLTALQTAAITTGLPFAFILCLMCYTVYLGLSNEYEILESEEFAETIEELSDRENVDVVTAGDEMVTDVREGDDAASSD, from the coding sequence GTCGTCTTCCCGGTCGCGCTGGTGATCATCGCCCTCTTCATCGCGATCACCGTCTTCTTCCGAACGCTCGCGCAGGCGTTCGGGTGGACGATGGTCGTCACCCAGGAGACGGCCCAGGAGAACGGCTGGGAGGTCCTTCGACAGATCCAGGACGGCGTCGTCGTGTACCAGACGGCCAACGACGCGTACAACGTCATCTTCAACTTCATCGGCACCAACTTCGGCTGGTTCTACCTGCTCGCGGTGAACCTCTTCATCGTCGTCCTCCTCTTTTTCGCGTTCAGCAAGTACGGCAAGATCAGGATCGGCGGCGTCGAGGCCGAGAAGGAGTTCAGCGACTTCTCGTGGATGGCGATGCTGTTCAGCGCCGGGATGGGGATCGGCCTCATGTTCTTCAGCGTCACCGAGCCGATGTTCTACTTCAACACGCCGCCGTCCTACTTCGGCGCCGAGGCCGGTACCGGCGCCGCCGCCGCGGCCGCGATGGCCCAGACGTTCTTCCACTGGGGCTTCCATCCGTGGGCCGTCTACGGCCTCGTCGGCCTCGGCCTCGCGTTCTTCTCGTTTAACCGCGGGCTCCCGCTCACCTTCCGGTCGATCTTCTGGCCGCTGCTCGGCGACCGGATCTACGGGTGGCCGGGCCACGTCATCGACCTCGTGACGGTGTTCGCGACGCTCTTTGGCCTCTCGACGTCGCTGGGGCTGGGGGTCGCACAAGTGAACAGCGGGCTCTCCTACGTCTTCGGCAGCGGGATGCTCGGTGTCGCGGACGTTCCCACCGGAACGACCCCGCAGGTGTTGCTCATCGCCGGCATCACGGCCATCGCCACGCTCTCGGTCGCGGCGGGTCTCGACGGCGGCGTCAAGCGCCTGAGCACCATCAACCTCTACCTGATGTTCGCCCTGCTCGGGTTCCTGTTGCTCGTCGGCCCGACGGTGTTCATCCTGGGGACCTGGGTCGAGGGCCTGGGCGCGTACTTCCAGAACATCCTCGGACTCGGCTTCTTCACCGGCACGCTCTCCCCCGCGGCCAACGGGACGCCGACCGGGTGGACCGTCTTCTACTGGGGCTGGTGGATCGCGTGGTCGCCCTTCGTCGGGATGTTCATCGCCCGCATCTCGAAGGGGCGCACCATCCGCCAGTTCGTGCTCGGCGTGCTGTTCCTGCCCTCGCTGTTCTCGACCATCTGGCTCTCGACGTTCGGCGGCAGCGCGCTGAACAGCGCGCTCGGCGGCGGTGCCGTCCAGACCCAGTACACCGAACTGGGCTACGGCGCCTTCGAGACCCTGGGGATGTTCATCACGCTGAACCAGTACCCGCTCGGCATCGTCTCGGGGCTGCTGGCGACGCTGCTGGTGATCACCTTCTTCGTCACCTCCTCGGACTCCGGATCGCTCGTCATCGACCACCTGACCTCCGGTGGCAAACACGACGTGCCGAAGGCCCAGCGTGTCTTCTGGGCGGTCACCGAGGGTGCCGTGGCGTCGGTGCTGCTGATCGGCGGCGGACTGACCGCCCTGCAGACGGCCGCGATCACCACCGGCCTCCCCTTCGCCTTCATCCTCTGTCTCATGTGTTACACCGTCTACCTCGGGCTCAGCAACGAGTACGAGATCCTCGAATCCGAGGAGTTCGCCGAGACCATCGAAGAACTCTCCGACCGCGAGAACGTCGACGTGGTGACCGCCGGCGACGAGATGGTGACGGACGTCAGGGAGGGCGACGACGCCGCAAGCAGCGACTGA
- a CDS encoding BCCT family transporter — MATQGASGVERLVRAALLPVCVAAGVVVVSGFFFPWIVGGVVSGRGWLVVSLLFFGSGLAYLALLPLDDPAADADGRPGAPYLLRVRHVAWRNWASGFLARQDPITFGVPVLVFAAFFAVRLAAPTATTAAVTAAGDVLFGEFAPLFVVATFLAVCYAFFLLVGPWGAIKLGGPDAEPTYTYPTYFAMVFTAGIAAGIVFWGPAESLFHYGSPPPAADVAPRSDAAVVVALSYAFFHWGVSAWSAYLVLGVPIAYFTYRHGAPLRVSTVLAPFLGVDGLDGYAARTVDVLAVFATIGGVATSVAIVGRQFLAGVGFQWGVGFGGVGALLFVAGLVVIYGVSAESGVQRGIRRIAGVNLLLFVLFAALLLAVGPRGFVLDTGTAALGRYAADFVPMSLRGGGEWAAEWTVWNWSWWFSWAPFAGLFLAALSKGRRVRTVVFTGVVATSAASVCWHLLLGGTALGLQHSGRVDALGAVATNAGAEAVVAFPVFAALPLSRLLMFLFLALIVVFIVTSADTSTLVVSILATERGHAPTTGSIVFWGVLQGCVAGAVLLVGGGESLQTAAVATGGPFALLSVLSLVGLTRTFRRHERGHPTLLNRAAVALVATPLGRFVPFDREN, encoded by the coding sequence ATGGCGACACAGGGAGCGAGCGGCGTCGAGCGCCTCGTGCGCGCGGCGCTCCTGCCCGTCTGCGTGGCCGCCGGGGTCGTCGTCGTCTCGGGGTTTTTCTTCCCCTGGATCGTCGGCGGCGTCGTGAGCGGCCGGGGGTGGCTCGTCGTCTCCCTGCTCTTTTTCGGCTCCGGACTGGCCTACCTGGCCCTCCTCCCGCTCGACGACCCCGCCGCCGACGCCGACGGCCGGCCGGGCGCACCCTACCTCCTCCGGGTGCGACACGTCGCCTGGCGCAACTGGGCGAGCGGCTTCCTCGCCCGACAGGACCCGATCACGTTCGGCGTCCCGGTGCTGGTCTTCGCGGCCTTCTTCGCCGTTCGGCTCGCCGCCCCGACGGCGACGACGGCGGCCGTCACCGCCGCCGGCGACGTACTGTTCGGCGAGTTCGCCCCGCTTTTCGTCGTGGCGACGTTCCTGGCCGTCTGCTACGCGTTCTTCCTCTTGGTCGGCCCGTGGGGCGCGATCAAACTCGGGGGACCCGACGCGGAGCCGACCTACACCTACCCGACGTACTTCGCGATGGTGTTCACCGCCGGCATCGCCGCCGGCATCGTCTTCTGGGGGCCGGCCGAGTCGCTCTTTCACTACGGGTCGCCACCGCCGGCCGCGGACGTCGCCCCCCGTTCCGACGCCGCCGTCGTCGTCGCCCTGAGTTACGCGTTCTTTCACTGGGGCGTCTCCGCCTGGAGCGCCTACCTCGTGCTCGGCGTGCCCATCGCGTACTTCACGTACCGCCACGGCGCCCCTCTGCGGGTCTCGACGGTGCTGGCGCCGTTCCTCGGCGTCGACGGCCTCGACGGCTACGCCGCGCGGACCGTCGACGTGCTCGCCGTCTTCGCCACCATCGGCGGCGTCGCCACCTCCGTCGCCATCGTCGGCCGGCAGTTCCTCGCCGGCGTCGGCTTCCAGTGGGGGGTCGGCTTCGGCGGCGTCGGCGCCCTCCTCTTCGTCGCCGGCCTCGTCGTCATCTACGGGGTCTCCGCCGAGAGCGGCGTCCAGCGCGGCATCCGGCGCATCGCCGGCGTCAACCTCCTCCTGTTCGTGCTCTTCGCGGCGCTCCTGCTCGCCGTCGGTCCCCGCGGGTTCGTCCTCGATACCGGGACCGCGGCCCTCGGGCGGTACGCGGCCGATTTCGTCCCGATGAGCCTCCGGGGCGGCGGGGAGTGGGCCGCCGAGTGGACGGTCTGGAACTGGTCGTGGTGGTTCTCCTGGGCGCCCTTCGCCGGCCTCTTTCTCGCCGCGCTCTCGAAGGGGCGACGGGTGCGGACCGTCGTGTTCACCGGCGTCGTCGCCACCTCGGCGGCCTCCGTCTGCTGGCACCTCCTGCTCGGCGGGACGGCCCTCGGGCTCCAGCACTCGGGGCGGGTCGACGCGCTCGGCGCCGTCGCGACGAACGCCGGTGCCGAGGCCGTCGTCGCCTTCCCGGTCTTCGCCGCCCTCCCGCTCAGCCGTCTCCTCATGTTCCTGTTTCTCGCGCTCATCGTCGTCTTCATCGTCACCTCGGCGGACACGTCGACGCTCGTCGTCTCCATCCTGGCGACCGAGCGGGGACACGCCCCCACGACCGGCAGCATCGTCTTCTGGGGGGTGCTCCAGGGCTGTGTCGCCGGCGCCGTGTTGCTGGTCGGCGGCGGCGAGTCGCTACAGACCGCGGCGGTGGCGACCGGCGGCCCCTTCGCCCTCCTCTCCGTGCTCTCCCTCGTGGGGCTGACCCGGACCTTCCGCCGACACGAGCGGGGGCATCCGACACTCCTCAACCGGGCGGCCGTCGCCCTCGTGGCGACGCCCCTCGGGCGGTTCGTGCCGTTCGACCGGGAGAACTAG
- a CDS encoding nucleic acid-binding protein: MTLAAVSDTGPLIHLAEIDSLELFATFDTLLVPETVSKEVEAGGVPDGLADLSYELIEADESRVVTEKLDAGERAAIAVAEERGVVLLTDDLAAREAASDAGIEVHGSIGVIALGYARELLDRDEAAALMRALQRETSLFVTEAIVEQGIQMLDEQ; encoded by the coding sequence GTGACGCTTGCGGCTGTCTCTGATACAGGACCGCTCATTCACCTCGCCGAAATCGATTCGCTCGAACTGTTCGCCACGTTTGATACACTCCTCGTTCCAGAGACGGTTTCCAAGGAAGTCGAGGCCGGTGGTGTTCCCGACGGGTTGGCCGACCTCTCATACGAACTCATCGAAGCCGATGAAAGCCGCGTCGTAACTGAAAAACTGGACGCCGGAGAACGCGCCGCGATTGCGGTCGCTGAAGAGCGGGGAGTCGTTCTCCTAACCGACGACCTCGCTGCCAGAGAGGCAGCATCCGACGCGGGCATCGAAGTGCACGGCTCTATCGGCGTCATCGCGCTCGGTTACGCTCGGGAATTACTAGATAGAGACGAGGCGGCGGCACTCATGCGGGCACTCCAACGTGAGACGAGCCTGTTCGTGACCGAGGCGATCGTGGAGCAAGGCATCCAGATGCTGGACGAACAGTAA
- the rdfA gene encoding rod-determining factor RdfA, with amino-acid sequence MAEGDGDDGGCKIDDVCASRGLSTLPERLVRRRRTGGDSLRDLERFFNREVLAAAMRAAGMELLDDEAANVYRLLTGDDVSDAARTEARDRLTRAGVDVERLREDFVTYGTVRTHLRECADVDTGREAESVDERTVTDTVYGLFGRAEAVTERELSRLSETAALEAGELSVSVDARVTCTTCGEEYRLLRLLERGGCACRDG; translated from the coding sequence ATGGCCGAGGGCGACGGGGACGACGGCGGCTGCAAGATCGACGACGTCTGTGCCAGTCGGGGACTGTCGACGCTGCCCGAGCGGTTGGTCCGTAGACGGCGGACGGGCGGCGACAGCCTCCGTGACCTCGAACGCTTCTTCAACCGCGAGGTGCTCGCGGCGGCGATGCGGGCGGCCGGGATGGAACTCCTGGACGACGAGGCGGCGAACGTCTACCGGCTGTTGACCGGCGACGACGTGAGCGACGCGGCGCGCACGGAGGCTCGGGACCGACTGACGCGCGCCGGCGTCGACGTGGAGCGCCTCCGCGAGGACTTCGTCACCTACGGCACCGTCCGCACGCACCTCCGGGAGTGTGCGGACGTGGACACCGGCCGGGAGGCGGAGTCGGTCGACGAGCGCACCGTCACCGACACCGTCTACGGGCTGTTCGGCCGGGCGGAGGCGGTCACCGAGCGGGAGCTCTCGCGGCTGTCCGAGACGGCCGCCCTGGAGGCCGGGGAACTGTCGGTGTCGGTCGACGCACGCGTGACGTGTACGACCTGCGGCGAGGAGTACCGCCTCCTCCGCCTGCTCGAACGCGGCGGGTGTGCGTGTCGCGACGGCTGA
- a CDS encoding Hsp20/alpha crystallin family protein codes for MSLPTSPANSWLQSTDFPSRLFETGRNDYELYEEDDEFVLSVEMPGFDPAEITVSWDDPVLNVAAEHADEQRGERRTYHRRFRFPKTVDDEEITAQYTNGILEVRLPVMAEATQGTEIEIRT; via the coding sequence ATGTCCCTCCCGACCAGTCCAGCGAACTCCTGGCTCCAGAGCACCGACTTCCCGAGCCGACTGTTCGAGACGGGTCGCAACGACTACGAACTGTACGAGGAGGACGACGAGTTCGTCCTGAGCGTCGAGATGCCGGGCTTCGATCCCGCGGAGATCACCGTCTCTTGGGACGACCCCGTCCTCAACGTCGCCGCCGAACACGCGGACGAGCAACGCGGGGAGCGCAGGACGTATCACCGCCGGTTCCGCTTCCCGAAGACGGTCGACGACGAGGAGATCACGGCGCAGTACACCAACGGCATCCTCGAAGTCCGGTTGCCGGTGATGGCCGAGGCGACCCAAGGGACCGAAATCGAGATCCGGACGTAG
- a CDS encoding cold-shock protein: MANGKVDFFNDTGGYGFIDTEDADEDVFFHMEDVGGEDLTEGTEIEFDIEQAPKGPRATNVVRV; the protein is encoded by the coding sequence ATGGCAAACGGTAAGGTTGATTTCTTCAACGACACTGGCGGCTACGGTTTCATCGATACTGAGGATGCTGACGAGGACGTTTTCTTCCACATGGAGGACGTCGGCGGTGAGGATCTGACCGAGGGGACCGAGATCGAATTCGACATCGAACAGGCCCCCAAGGGCCCCCGCGCGACGAACGTCGTTCGGGTTTAA
- a CDS encoding universal stress protein: MYETILIPFDGSDEARKGAEHGIELAATCGATVHALYVVDLPGAPRTVYLRDDEDEMRERYREYGEEVTTEVCEMASETGLDCVTVIRTGSPGEEIVDYAKDEGVSAVVLGTAYRGRFRALLGSTAEKVVRTAEVPVVTVRERMND, from the coding sequence ATGTACGAAACCATTCTGATCCCGTTCGACGGGAGCGACGAGGCACGGAAGGGGGCCGAGCACGGCATCGAGCTCGCGGCGACCTGTGGGGCGACGGTCCACGCGCTCTACGTCGTCGACCTCCCGGGAGCGCCACGGACGGTGTATCTCCGGGACGACGAGGACGAGATGCGCGAACGGTACCGGGAGTACGGCGAGGAGGTCACGACGGAGGTCTGCGAGATGGCGAGCGAGACGGGCCTGGACTGCGTGACGGTGATCCGGACCGGCTCGCCGGGCGAGGAGATCGTCGACTACGCCAAGGACGAGGGCGTGAGCGCCGTCGTCCTCGGCACCGCCTACCGGGGGCGGTTCCGGGCGCTGCTCGGTAGCACGGCCGAGAAGGTGGTCCGGACCGCCGAGGTTCCGGTGGTCACCGTCCGCGAACGGATGAACGACTGA